GATACGGATCGCCTCTAGATCTCTATTGAGTTTCAGAATGGAGTCTAGCGCATTTTCAGCATTGAATGAAATGTACAGCTGTAAGTCATCTGCATACAGGTGATAGGAGCTGAAATTTAAGATGGAGACTGATGTGTTGATGAATACTGAAAAAAGTAAAGGAGAGAGCACTCCGCCTTGGGGAACACCCATACTAGTGTCAGCCCATTCAGATGTAGCCTCCTCAGTACGAATACACTGCTTACGACCCCGAAGATATGAGAGAAACCATTCGCCTACAACCTGAGAGATATTGAAAGAGCGTAGTATTGCTAGTAATATGTCATGATCCACACAGTTGAAGGCATTGCTGAAATCTAAGAGTGTTATTAACGTAACTTGTGATTGATCCATAGCGTATCGGATGTCATCGGTGATTTTTATGAGCGCCGTACATGTACTGTGAGAGGGTCGAAAGCCTGATTGAAGAGGACTTAATAATGAATTATTGTTAAGAAAATTAGAGAATTGATGGTGTACGATACGTTCTAAGATCTTTGAAAGGAAAGGCAGTATTGAAATCTGTGTCTATCTGTGTCttagttaatttattaattgttctctttactaataaaatacttataacgTGTAATACAGTTCACTATTTTATTGGACGCCGAGAAATCCCTCAACAATACGTGCAGGGCACTTGGCTTCACTAACTTTATTCCACTTTTGTGTTAGTGTTAGTCATGCTTACATTAAATACTCCGAACATAAGCAAAAAGCTTGAAAATTGATCTAAaatcatataaataatattcaaaagATAAAGAATGAGTACTTACGTACATTGTAAACTCTTTCTCACTGGTCATTAAATCCTCCTCAACCTGGTTGCCTAGTAGAGATCGCTTTAAAGCGATAAGGCCAGTAATTTGTACCtatttttggtttatttttaagttaattttattttgcgtaatatttaaaaatttgaatattATGTTCTATGATTATTTGGTATAGTTTTGTGTTTATTCCAGTTTCAGTTCAGAAGGCGACCACGTAATGGTAAGCGGAGTATACGCGGAGTGCGGCGAGGCGGCCGCGCGCGAGACCGCTTACCGCTTGTACCTCGCGCCTGACAACAAGCAGGAACAGCTACTGTGTGCCACTCTACAAGCGAGGCATCAACTAGCGGATTTATGTGGCTTCCAGTGCTATGCGGACAGGTAAGAGATATTATGTGCTTTATTTCACatagaataggctacttgactcatatctaatttcgtccaataaatgattatttattatagtattttgcttaagacgacgaaatatatcaataacaattattaaaaacgcaggatggatatataaatccaatttaaaaaaatacaatttttatttttatttgaaacgcagaaaacgctgtcagccatgatgtaaatatgtaaacaaagaaatgtcatccctatgacacgcggggactaacgtagtatccatatatataaaatttaaagtctgtaaaagtttgtcaggactttaaattatctacttattatatcaaagcacagcctaaacatctaaacagctggtcctagttacatgaaatttggtgggtgtgttctttgtaggtaaagagaaggtatccactaggaaaggattttttgaaattccaccctgagtgagttaaatgggggtttgaaatttatgaagtccacgcgggcgaagtcacgagcataagctagtttttatatatttctaaaaactcatagtaaacgtaaaaaattatcgttttctctttataaattgaataagttattaagtaggtaagacttacaacaaagtgatctttgcaaaaataaatttgggttgcagtcgttagtgatatcggatcctttaagcaagtcttcgcgtgttacgtatatttatttcactgggcactctaatccacaacttttatgtggtctttatcgatgcgtttttacattttcggatgatacaataacgataattactatatttttcatgtaaactagtatagaagtcatgtttattaaactttgggaggttatgctgttgtttacaaatgcatgacgtcagagcacagataatctatcggccaaacatggccgacagtgttttcacctgtctaagaaaaatatatttttaaattaaagttttacggtttttagggcgcaaaaaaatatagtgttaatttttttgatctaataggacaaatattaaccatttaagacctacttaaaaaaagtgtcaactagcctattaattGCCACAGCTATATTGTATATAGGAACATGGTAAGTTTCATGCTAGATGGCGTTGCGCGAAGTTCAATCACGCTAACGATGTGCCAGATTGAACTGAAACTGTCGAATGTGTCACTTACTCGAATTAAATATCTTACTTTAAGGGAGTTGCTTCTAGATTACCGCCCATACTTGTACAGTGTTTGTGATACTGTATTAAGTGGAAGCCAGTTCTGAAAGTTGCATGTAATGGTAAGTGGCATATACGCGGATACGCGAGGCGGCCGCGCGTGAGACCGCTTACCGCTTGTACCTCGCGCCTGACAAGCAGGAACAGCTACTGTGTGCCACTCTACAAGCGAGGCATCAACCAGCGGATTTATGCCTCgctttttgaaaagagcaaccgccgagtttcttgctggttcttctcggtaggaaaggcattccgaaccagtggtagatgcatccgactattagtaagtacttgtaaaagtttattcgaataaaaagatttttattttatttttattttatttattttatgtggaTTCCAGTGCTACGCGGACAGGTTAGATATATTATAGACTTTGTTTATGGACACACAGAAGTCATTTCCACAGGAAAATGTATATGGGGACATAGTaactgtcatttttttttattttttttttatttgatttgacaGTATTTTATTGATCTAACAGTGCTCTACAAACCATataaatgaaattataaaaatcacgCTTTATAATTAGCCACTGTCACCTCAATCATCAGAAATTTCTATCAAAATTAAATCAGTATAGCTCTATGAATAtaaaactactagctgatgcccacgacttcgtccgcgtggaattaggtttttcaaaaatcctgtaggaactctttgcctttccgggataaaaagtagccaacaaacaaacacacattcgcatttataataagggtactgattcgtcCCACAGAGCAATTAAGGCGAGCACGATGGAGACATCTTCCAACGTACGTCAGTTTCTGGACATCCTGTCGGACAACCTGCACGATCGCGCCAACATCGACTTCGAGGCGATGGCCGGCATGAAACGCAAGGAAACACCTTACCAGGTACTCTACAtacccttcttcttcttcttgcttATCCCACGCTACATGGGGTCGATGCAACGTGTCTTCTTTTTCCATCATTTCTGTCATCTGTCAACGCATTATTTACCTCATTTACAAGCACGAAAAGTTAGACGAATTGTGTGAAAGAGGATCAACTTTTCTTTAAtcttcctctcctcttttttgtCTCCCACATGCATATTTGACATCCTTCTCGTGATATGATTTTCTTCCCCCCGCCTTACATGCCCATACCACATCATCCCTCATCTTTGTACTTGAATTCATCAAAATTTATTAACTGAATTAGTATATGCATGGTATGGGTCGTGCTTCGTGCGTAGCTGTTTATTACTCCAcgaaatcaattaaatatcccttgctttaacggtgaagggaaacatcgcgaggaaatctacacgcctgagagttctccgtaaatttctcaaaggtgtgtaaagtcggCCAACCTGCAGACTATGGCTTTAActcatctcattctgagaggagtctgtgctcagtagtgagccggcgatgggttgataatgaagGCTTGACAAAATTTAGCTCCGTGATACTAATCTTATTTCCTTGATGTGTCTTTCCCAGAAATCTCTTATGTGCTGGGACACCCCGTACTTCACACATAAAGCAAAGACGCAACTTCTCAACGTAGCGTCCTCTGACTTCAACCCGTACTTCTCGCTTGGCGCCTGCATGGAGGGCCTCAACATGCTGTGCCAAGAACTGTACGGCATTACTTTACAGTCTGAACCGATGTTGCCAGGTATTGACGAgaatttgaaaaattcaaataaatagggtcttggactgttgtAATTAAATGACGCGGTTTTAGCCGGACTAGGCATGCAGACAGAAATGACCAAAACAATTGGAGTGGACCCAAAACCGCTATTTCAAAGTTGACAAAGACAACTTGCTTTTAGGTGAATCCTGGTCACCAGACGTGTATAAACTAGCGGTGGTGGCAGAGAATGAAGGTCTGCTGGGCCACATCTACTGCGACCTGTACGAGAGACCCGGCAAGCCGCACCAGGACTGCCACTTCACCATACAGGGCGGGAAACTGTTGCCTGATGGCTCCTATCAGGTAAAGTGCCCTtacaaatagaaagattttttatttaaataaacttataGAAGTGCTTCTTGGTTGGTGATCTTGTTTGGGATTGAGGGCCGATGGATGTTAGGATCTTAAGATCCTGGAAGGGTGATCCCAAACCGGCGGGGTGATAACgcaaaacgttgcagtagcgacagcaatgcgacagttcatttactgtctctcttcttcttattttgctttgtggctattgctgtctctctctagccggacgtttgacagcaatgatcgcaagatttacgcctgtcgcaagcctgtcacgagatacgtaatcaccccgccgattcGGTGATCGCACCGCATTGACCCGGCCTAGTCCAATCCGGTCACAATTACTTACGTTAGAAACTTGCCGTGCTCTTGTTCCCCGACGGAACTTTTTTTCATTGACAGAATCCGATCGTAGTGGTGATGCTATCTCTCAGCGGTGGGCACAGGTCCGGACCAGCGTTACTTGGCCCCGGCGCGGTAGACAACTTGTTCCACGAGGTGGGCCACGCGCTGCACTCCATGCTGGCGCGCGCCGCCCACCAGCACGTGGCCGGCACCAGGTGCGCCACCGACCTCGCCGAGCTGCCTTCCGTGCTCATGGAGCACTTCGCCGCTTGTCCTGACGTGAGTCCGCATGGCGTCGCCTATATCTGCCCCGGACACTGACggagcgatttgcctcctcgtttctaattcgaaccgcttggacatggaacacccttccggcatcagttttccccacACGTTTTTACGGTACAATTTTACCACCAACACGTTTTTGTACGAGACTGCATGTTATCTAGTGAGTTATTGATGAAAGGTTCTAATGCtttgtggtaggtaggtatgtattgtaGGCATTTCGTCGGTTCGCGCGTATAAAAAGTACACTAAGTAAATAtgagtaaataaaaatcattgttATTGTACTTTAATGTaacatttttagaaaaaaaaatactttaaaaaaataactttaggtacaAATTTGAAGCGTACATTTTTTGCGGCTCAGTTTTTGGAGAGGACTGCACGTTATCTAGTGAATTATTGATCGAAGGTTGTAACGCTTTGTGGTATGTGTTGTAGGTAGTGCGCCGGTTCGCGCGTCACTTCCAGACGGGCGCTCCGATGCCCGAAGACATGCTGCAGAGACTCTGCGCCTCCAAACATCTCTTCGGTGCTAGTGAAATGCAGTTGCAGGTAAGTTTGACGCTTTTAAATgcgttttttattaatattttaatattgcaatttttagggttccgtacctctaaaggaaaaagaaacccttatacgatcactttgttgtctgtcgtgtctgtctagAAAATATATacggtatttcccgttgacctataatcataaaaatttggcaggtagggtcttatagcacaagtaaagggaaaaatccgaaaaccgggaatttgtggttacattacaaaaaaataaattaaatgtgttcaccaaaacttaatttactcaatcacatatagatggcgctgaactAGCATACcaacttaatatttattttgttggcACTGAACCAAACATAGATGTCGCTGTACTACTTAAAATTGCGTCGTTGATAAGAACTGCATATGCAATACATAGAGTACTATAAAGCAtaactacttaataatttacGTCCTCGTCGCCAATTGTAGGATATAATTTTTGGACGTGATACTTTTATGGTATCACTATCATGCCTATGTGATTTGATAAGGATAGATTAGTTAGATGACGCTGATGATAATATTGATGCCTATATGGATTATGGTAGGTCGGGggctcgggcacgcacctctatcttttcggagttatacatATATAGCcgaattattaattaaacaacacatTTTGTCATAAGCTAATGTCATATCGTAAAATAATTATACCATATTTAAGATGATATTGATGTATGTGGTTCAGTTGTGTCATGTGAATGAGCCAATGAACCAGTTCCTGCTACTCTATTTTACACAAACAAAAAAGGTTTTTAGGATATGATTtacgtaaatatttattaaacaatttacagcaggtgattgagttttttttaataatttctataCCATCAATTCCATTGAATCATCGACTAACAATGTTAGATAACTTTCTactaaagttacccgtagctGCTGTACCAACCCAGTTGGTGATTCTTTTTGCCTCccgcactatttatttttcataaaaatctggtagaactaaaaacgtcaaaaaaagttgtttaattaaattttttactatAGTTATACGCTATCCATGGAAAGAAGTTGGTATAGTTACTCCGCTCTCTACTTACGCTTACGCTCTTTCTGTTACGTAACCACATACAAATcacagtgggcgttaaccatttaaagtcgccaaccaatcacaaacatgttttcaaaaacattcgaaattcaattcgaaaatgttttcaaaaacattcgaaatttaattcgAAACATGTTTCGTTTGATTGATTTGTGACTCTAAAATGGtcaacgcccactgagatttttgcctctaccatttgtatgggattatgttACAGAGACTCATAGGCGAAGACTCTCCGTTACTGGTGAAACTTCAAAGTttgatcaccgccgcaaggtcgccggcttatcggtgttttataggatatatttcggagtgtGTGCTCAGAAACTTTTCGATCTAGTCCCCCCTTCAcaattttaccaccgaaccgcaagacgtcgggcgagtttccatccttatgtcgttgacatcccatctacagctaaggtttggaatactcttccacgatatgtgtttcctaccaattacaacccgggtatctttaaaacaagagtggataggcatcttctaggtaaacgcgtcccatcttaggccgcatacTCACTTTCCATCATGtgagattgtggtcaagcgtttgcctataatgaaattaaaaaaaagagagcgctatactagcTTCTTTCCGTGAGTTGCGTATAGAACATTATGTGTCGATATCAATGAAAGTGAACCCTTTGGCACGGCAGGTGTTCTATTCAGCGCTGGACCAGCAGTACCACGGGCCCAAGGCGGCGCAGTGCGGCGACACCAGCCTCGTGCTGCGACAGGTGCAGAAGCAGTACTACGGCCTGCCCTACGTCGATAACACGGTAAGAGACTAGTAGTTAGCTCCAACTGAGTCGGACCAAtgttataagtcctgcaaattgctattgcgctgaaaccatgtctcgttaacatcgaaatgacgtcattttgacgtcagccgaaataaaagtattCACTCAGTTCGAAGTGGTCAGTCATTACTGTTTCAAGCTGTACGTGTATGGCCGCTCTTTTGGTCCTTCGATCCGGATAACCTCACGTATAAACTGTTCGTGCTTGTAGGCGTGGCAGCACCGCTTCAGCCACCTGATCGGCTACGGCGCGAAGTATTACTCGTACCTCATATCGCGAGCGCTGGCGTGGGCCGTGTGGCGCAAACACTTCGCGGCCGACCCCTTGAGCAGACACGCGGGCACCGGGCTCCGACACGGCCTGCTGAGGCACGGAGGATCCATACCGCCACAGGTACGCAATCAATTATTTTACGTTTTTACGGTTCCggtatccgaagggtgccaacgaccCTATAACTAACCCTCCGTTGTAATAagtagagatttgaaattttcccAGATATATGTGAAatttttctattgccgctataacaacaaataaaatggctgccatgaaaattaaaaagtgttatatcttgtacgatggtacgaaatcCTTCATGTgcaagcccccccccccccccgagaTATCGAAGTTGTACTGGTAACGTCATCAGTAGAACAGTATAGCCACCAGTAAAATTTTGATGACTTATATctcggaaactttaaaagatTCTGTCActtgatgccagctattgattaatcCAGAtagcgtggccgctattttcaAAAAAAGAGAAGA
This genomic stretch from Maniola hyperantus chromosome 2, iAphHyp1.2, whole genome shotgun sequence harbors:
- the LOC117991432 gene encoding mitochondrial intermediate peptidase; this encodes MKLLKPLWVTGRRRVSTWSPLATAFNTRPTSRPIFDSLRERTGLFNKPELTSFEGFNTLKEQAIAATDRLIDEATSNPTRPMVDIFDELSDTLCKVADLAEFVRIAHPQPHFASAAEEACISVSGVVEKLNTHKGLYEALRDSVKRGTCGDRHLAELFLFDFEQSGIQLPDGPRQRVVALNDLILQTGQQFMAGAAKPRRVQRSAIPQNVRQFFSSEGDHVMVSGVYAECGEAAARETAYRLYLAPDNKQEQLLCATLQARHQLADLCGFQCYADRAIKASTMETSSNVRQFLDILSDNLHDRANIDFEAMAGMKRKETPYQKSLMCWDTPYFTHKAKTQLLNVASSDFNPYFSLGACMEGLNMLCQELYGITLQSEPMLPGESWSPDVYKLAVVAENEGLLGHIYCDLYERPGKPHQDCHFTIQGGKLLPDGSYQNPIVVVMLSLSGGHRSGPALLGPGAVDNLFHEVGHALHSMLARAAHQHVAGTRCATDLAELPSVLMEHFAACPDVVRRFARHFQTGAPMPEDMLQRLCASKHLFGASEMQLQVFYSALDQQYHGPKAAQCGDTSLVLRQVQKQYYGLPYVDNTAWQHRFSHLIGYGAKYYSYLISRALAWAVWRKHFAADPLSRHAGTGLRHGLLRHGGSIPPQILLRDYLETEITPHTLAMALTEELDYHKDHLDTVFKTAAK